From a single Spongiibacter taiwanensis genomic region:
- a CDS encoding helix-turn-helix domain-containing protein — MNLVRSGALTGFQALVAGFGANPIQLIRASGLSEVQFRNPDTYISYSKMALLLENAAIACDQPLLGLILAGQNRPGVLGDLPATVSSEPSVDLALAELSRHIYLVARGVHLTQSPQGNLVRIQMRFDVGSPKGVNQLLQLSVGHLANIVAGLAGADRFSLNLQLRQPPPSHPDAAGCRFYRCCVFNSDFDGVLVDPAWLKKRPLLDQASIQHHLHERLRDLQAQHPNSLPSQVRAIIAQLLSSGECSVEAIAANLDLHPRMLQLKLKAEGTHYQMLLKETRQAIAEESLMRSDVPITDLALNLGFADIAVFSRSFKSWTGMSPRQWRQKAKV; from the coding sequence GTGAACCTTGTTAGAAGTGGTGCGCTTACTGGCTTTCAGGCCCTGGTTGCTGGCTTTGGCGCCAACCCCATCCAGCTAATCCGGGCCTCGGGCCTGTCTGAGGTCCAGTTTCGCAATCCCGACACGTATATCTCTTACAGCAAGATGGCCTTGCTGCTAGAGAACGCGGCAATTGCCTGTGACCAACCGCTGTTGGGTCTGATTCTAGCCGGGCAAAACCGTCCCGGTGTGTTGGGCGATTTGCCTGCAACCGTGTCCAGCGAGCCATCGGTGGATCTGGCACTGGCGGAATTGAGCCGGCATATTTACCTGGTTGCCCGTGGCGTGCACCTGACCCAATCCCCACAGGGCAATCTTGTCCGCATTCAGATGCGCTTTGATGTCGGTAGCCCGAAAGGGGTCAATCAATTGCTGCAGCTCTCGGTGGGCCATTTGGCAAACATTGTCGCCGGGCTGGCGGGGGCGGACCGCTTTTCTCTTAATCTGCAGCTGCGTCAGCCGCCACCGTCGCACCCAGACGCCGCGGGCTGCCGGTTTTATCGCTGCTGCGTGTTTAACAGCGACTTTGATGGCGTGCTGGTCGACCCCGCCTGGCTGAAAAAGAGACCGCTGTTGGACCAGGCGAGTATTCAGCACCATCTCCATGAACGCCTGCGCGACCTTCAGGCCCAGCACCCCAACAGCCTGCCCAGCCAGGTGCGCGCCATTATTGCCCAATTGCTGTCGTCGGGAGAGTGCAGCGTAGAAGCGATTGCCGCGAATCTCGATCTGCATCCGCGGATGCTGCAACTCAAGCTTAAAGCCGAGGGCACCCATTACCAGATGCTGCTGAAGGAAACCCGGCAGGCCATCGCCGAAGAGAGCCTGATGCGCAGCGATGTGCCGATCACCGATCTGGCGCTCAATCTCGGCTTTGCCGATATTGCGGTATTCAGCCGCAGCTTCAAATCCTGGACGGGGATGTCGCCACGGCAGTGGCGACAGAAGGCCAAGGTGTGA
- a CDS encoding energy transducer TonB, producing the protein MTANMLNTSPIQLTSIFKYPMILFTAILITLLTFTLMEKLVHSDPEFPEEMVNHRVATVVMDPPEPIEIQPPIPSPPDVPLPPPMPPAIAQNFSQALTFDVPLPPPPPTTQIKHENSGSADSGAIPIVRIAPEYPQRQAQRGVEGYVDLAFDISITGQPINIRILESQPQGVFDRAASRALARWKYRPKVVDGAPTVQYGQSTRIRFDLQKG; encoded by the coding sequence ATGACTGCAAATATGCTGAACACCTCACCAATTCAACTGACCTCTATATTTAAATACCCGATGATTCTTTTTACGGCGATACTGATAACACTGCTAACGTTTACTTTAATGGAAAAGCTAGTTCATAGTGACCCGGAATTTCCAGAAGAGATGGTCAATCATCGAGTAGCAACTGTAGTAATGGATCCACCGGAACCGATAGAGATACAGCCACCGATCCCTTCACCACCAGACGTGCCGTTACCACCGCCGATGCCGCCCGCTATCGCACAAAACTTCAGCCAGGCGCTGACGTTCGATGTGCCACTTCCGCCTCCGCCACCAACCACTCAGATCAAGCACGAGAATTCTGGCTCTGCGGACTCTGGCGCGATCCCGATTGTTCGCATTGCACCAGAATATCCGCAACGCCAAGCGCAGAGAGGAGTAGAGGGTTATGTTGATTTAGCTTTCGATATTTCGATCACCGGGCAGCCGATAAATATTCGGATCTTGGAATCACAGCCCCAGGGCGTTTTTGACCGAGCCGCTTCTCGCGCTTTAGCTCGCTGGAAGTACCGCCCTAAGGTCGTCGACGGCGCCCCAACGGTTCAATATGGACAGAGCACTCGAATTCGTTTCGACCTACAAAAAGGCTAG
- a CDS encoding M56 family metallopeptidase, giving the protein MMAQALFSTLFEVLLLLLAGSAILDYLHHRSPQFLQRGTLCLLTSALIGLIAGPWLNHTYIPLLPVTVILDPITLIPKDTAASSALVLAWQIYIAGVIALTAGWLAALIKILLIHLRARQVTHRGWHLTLSRLTHRRVRLLASSQIQSPMTWGTFWPVILIPERALRWQQNHIEWTLRHEMSHINNADWLSQQISRLSCIIFWPIPCAWHLLHTQCQEAEVAADNCVLASGVDAPDYAAWLLQQAAGMRYRCSVALAPAGRLENRFANLLHPRDEQQKATPNIVWASAVAVGATMIATLEVGTLASPVVPQFGIPIARIAAPKPLPAPGTALIQRLSHPLQGQVIPRPPAPPPVARAPAPLNSAPP; this is encoded by the coding sequence ATGATGGCCCAAGCCCTGTTTTCGACTCTATTCGAGGTGTTGCTATTACTGCTGGCCGGCAGCGCAATTCTGGACTACCTCCACCACCGATCTCCTCAGTTCTTACAACGCGGCACGCTATGTCTGCTGACTTCCGCTCTAATTGGTCTGATTGCGGGCCCGTGGTTAAACCACACCTACATTCCGCTGCTTCCGGTCACTGTCATTCTCGATCCTATAACGCTGATCCCTAAAGATACCGCGGCCAGCTCCGCATTGGTGCTAGCCTGGCAGATATATATCGCTGGTGTGATTGCTTTGACAGCCGGCTGGTTGGCCGCCTTAATCAAAATTTTGCTAATTCACCTTCGAGCACGCCAAGTGACCCATCGTGGTTGGCATTTGACTCTTTCAAGGCTCACTCATCGCCGAGTCCGTTTACTTGCATCATCGCAGATTCAGAGCCCGATGACGTGGGGCACTTTCTGGCCTGTGATTTTGATTCCCGAGAGAGCGCTACGATGGCAGCAAAACCACATCGAATGGACCCTGCGCCATGAAATGAGCCATATCAATAATGCCGATTGGCTAAGCCAACAAATCAGCCGGCTGAGCTGCATCATATTCTGGCCAATACCCTGCGCCTGGCATCTGCTGCATACCCAGTGTCAGGAAGCGGAGGTAGCCGCTGACAATTGCGTCCTTGCGAGTGGGGTCGATGCACCAGACTATGCCGCGTGGTTACTGCAGCAGGCGGCCGGTATGCGATATCGCTGTAGCGTCGCCTTAGCACCAGCCGGTCGTTTAGAAAACCGCTTTGCTAACTTACTACATCCCCGCGATGAGCAGCAAAAAGCCACGCCTAACATTGTCTGGGCATCGGCGGTAGCAGTTGGCGCAACGATGATTGCGACACTGGAAGTAGGCACACTTGCGAGCCCGGTTGTACCTCAGTTTGGCATACCGATAGCCCGGATAGCCGCTCCGAAGCCACTGCCCGCACCAGGCACAGCCCTAATTCAGCGATTGTCACACCCTCTGCAAGGACAAGTCATCCCGCGGCCACCTGCACCGCCACCCGTTGCCCGAGCGCCCGCACCATTAAACTCCGCCCCACCATAA
- a CDS encoding BlaI/MecI/CopY family transcriptional regulator: protein MEKPLDLQNKRANFLACATFLAGWEMAEQLSRRERQIMDALYQQGRISAREVQEAIPDAPSYSAVRALLARLIEKGEISASNEGQRLLYEPARSIQHAQGSAIKRLVSTFFGGSGFRAATALLEQEALKPDEIEKLQRLIDQARNGK, encoded by the coding sequence TTGGAAAAACCACTTGACTTGCAAAACAAACGTGCTAATTTTTTAGCATGTGCTACATTTTTAGCAGGTTGGGAAATGGCCGAGCAACTTAGCCGACGAGAACGCCAAATCATGGACGCCCTTTACCAGCAGGGACGGATCAGCGCCCGCGAGGTGCAAGAGGCCATTCCAGATGCGCCAAGCTACTCCGCAGTGAGAGCCTTGCTCGCGAGGTTAATCGAAAAGGGTGAGATCAGCGCCTCAAATGAAGGTCAGCGACTTCTCTACGAGCCAGCACGTTCAATACAACATGCTCAAGGGTCTGCCATAAAGAGACTAGTAAGCACTTTCTTTGGCGGCTCGGGGTTTCGGGCTGCCACAGCCCTGCTGGAGCAAGAGGCACTGAAGCCCGACGAGATCGAAAAATTACAACGTCTTATCGATCAAGCCCGCAACGGAAAGTAG
- a CDS encoding fatty acid desaturase: MTVTTNQTVREVLNQITHDPRYKDVMKMEKYDIPQTLLTIASLATFILSCYWYLSDMIPWWLAIAFNIVAVYLAFTPMHDASHRAVSSDNFVNDLLGTAAGQILLPGMNMPAFRAIHMDHHRYVGQEGRDPDCGLVNVPKWAGLSYLMFTDIHWLAWFFKNGRENWSPRIKMYVYVMMATVIGLHAVFLLSPYWAEFLLLYVVPQRLGLGLVAYTFAHIQHPHGMTWENEPFQSTVHIDESSPLRGLMFGQENHHIHHLLPHLPWYRYRKVWDLANGILEKQPIPERGWLKPSAEPIWVPGEEVNAPIEVKVYSIEEVGEGIRSFVFEPTDSDVLLPEGAAGAHVNVFIKEGLIRQYSLVEHDDVRNRYRIAVKCEENGRGGSKAMHQLEVGQVIKIGRPKNNFMLYENAKRFVLISGGIGITPMLAMAHRLIRLGKDFELHVCARNEEAVPFKKELSVSRLAKHVHIHLDQDNGRSALAPETVLANPSHDTQIYICGPGGFMNWLRESAVGLGWHPENIRIESFAAPMAEDVASHPFTVHLAKSNKEVEVKANQSIIDALQHSGVEPSYACMQGTCGTCITGVVDGEVDHRDAFLSETEKAANDQMCLCVSRAKGDRLSLDL, from the coding sequence ATGACCGTAACCACTAATCAAACCGTACGTGAAGTGCTGAACCAGATCACTCATGACCCTCGCTACAAAGACGTCATGAAGATGGAGAAGTACGACATTCCGCAGACGCTGCTGACCATCGCGTCGCTGGCGACCTTTATTCTGTCCTGCTACTGGTATCTGAGCGACATGATACCTTGGTGGCTGGCGATCGCCTTTAACATTGTGGCGGTGTATCTGGCGTTCACGCCGATGCACGATGCGTCCCACCGGGCCGTGTCGTCGGACAATTTCGTCAATGACCTGCTGGGTACCGCGGCTGGGCAAATTCTGCTGCCGGGCATGAACATGCCCGCTTTCCGCGCGATTCACATGGACCATCACCGGTATGTTGGCCAGGAAGGTCGCGATCCCGATTGTGGGCTGGTGAATGTGCCCAAGTGGGCGGGCCTGTCTTACCTGATGTTTACCGACATTCACTGGCTGGCCTGGTTCTTCAAGAACGGCCGTGAGAATTGGTCCCCCCGCATCAAGATGTACGTCTATGTGATGATGGCGACGGTGATCGGGCTGCACGCGGTGTTCTTGCTGTCGCCGTACTGGGCGGAGTTCCTGCTGCTGTACGTGGTGCCCCAGCGTCTGGGTCTGGGTCTGGTGGCGTATACCTTTGCCCACATTCAGCATCCCCACGGCATGACCTGGGAGAACGAGCCCTTTCAATCAACCGTGCATATTGATGAAAGCTCGCCGCTGCGCGGCCTGATGTTTGGTCAGGAAAACCACCACATTCACCACCTGTTGCCTCACCTGCCTTGGTACCGCTACCGCAAAGTGTGGGATCTGGCCAACGGTATTCTCGAGAAGCAGCCGATTCCTGAGCGCGGCTGGCTGAAGCCCTCTGCCGAACCGATCTGGGTGCCCGGTGAAGAGGTGAATGCGCCGATTGAAGTGAAGGTATACAGCATTGAGGAAGTCGGTGAGGGAATCCGCTCCTTCGTCTTCGAGCCGACCGACAGCGATGTACTGTTGCCAGAAGGTGCAGCGGGTGCCCACGTGAACGTCTTCATTAAAGAAGGCCTGATCCGTCAGTACTCTCTGGTAGAGCACGATGACGTTCGCAACCGCTACCGCATTGCAGTGAAGTGTGAAGAGAACGGTCGCGGCGGCTCCAAGGCAATGCACCAGCTTGAAGTGGGTCAGGTGATCAAGATCGGTCGCCCGAAAAACAACTTCATGCTGTATGAAAACGCCAAGCGCTTTGTGCTGATTTCCGGTGGTATTGGTATTACCCCAATGCTGGCCATGGCGCACCGCCTGATTCGTCTTGGTAAGGATTTTGAACTGCACGTTTGCGCCCGTAACGAAGAGGCGGTGCCCTTCAAGAAGGAGCTGAGTGTCAGCCGTTTGGCCAAGCATGTGCACATTCACCTGGACCAGGACAATGGTCGCAGCGCCCTCGCGCCTGAAACGGTGCTGGCCAATCCGAGCCACGATACCCAGATTTACATCTGTGGCCCCGGTGGCTTTATGAACTGGCTGCGCGAGTCGGCAGTGGGCTTGGGCTGGCACCCCGAAAATATCCGCATCGAGTCCTTCGCGGCGCCGATGGCTGAGGATGTGGCGAGCCACCCCTTTACCGTTCACCTGGCCAAGTCCAACAAAGAGGTAGAGGTGAAGGCGAATCAGTCCATCATCGACGCACTGCAGCACTCCGGTGTGGAGCCCTCTTACGCTTGTATGCAAGGGACTTGTGGTACTTGTATCACCGGTGTTGTCGACGGCGAAGTGGATCACCGTGACGCCTTCCTGTCCGAGACAGAGAAAGCGGCGAACGATCAAATGTGCCTGTGTGTGTCCCGCGCCAAAGGCGATCGCCTGAGCCTGGATCTGTAA
- a CDS encoding TIGR00645 family protein — MERFVENLMYGTRWILAPIYIGLSLALLMLGLKFFQEVFHYLPMIFSMKEADLVLLVLSLIDLALVGGLLVMVMFSGYENFVSQLDIDDGKEKLSWLGKVDSGTLKNKVAASIVAISSIHLLKVFVNAENVSPTHLKWYVIIHLTFVLSAFAMGYLDKITRHNH; from the coding sequence GTGGAACGCTTTGTAGAAAATTTGATGTACGGTACCCGCTGGATTCTCGCACCGATTTATATCGGTCTGAGTCTGGCCCTGCTGATGCTGGGTTTGAAGTTCTTCCAGGAAGTGTTTCATTACCTGCCCATGATCTTCTCCATGAAGGAGGCAGACCTGGTGCTACTGGTCTTGTCGCTAATCGACCTGGCGCTGGTGGGCGGCCTGTTGGTGATGGTGATGTTCAGTGGCTATGAAAATTTTGTTTCTCAGCTGGATATCGACGACGGCAAAGAGAAACTGAGCTGGCTGGGCAAGGTTGACTCCGGCACCTTGAAAAACAAAGTCGCCGCATCCATCGTCGCGATTTCCTCTATCCATCTGCTTAAGGTTTTTGTGAACGCAGAGAATGTCTCGCCGACCCACCTGAAGTGGTATGTGATTATCCACCTGACCTTCGTTCTGTCCGCCTTTGCGATGGGCTATCTGGACAAAATCACCCGGCATAATCATTAA
- a CDS encoding DNRLRE domain-containing protein, with protein MTAASITVRVYNQTNSVYGFWEMQGAWNEAGVTWNNAQPLSNRGDQVGSFSPTSQGGYTINLNADGVALVHRWIDSGVNDGVLIQSGGTNNGIDMRSSEYGTQNQRPTLTISYQ; from the coding sequence GTGACCGCAGCCAGTATTACGGTCCGGGTTTACAACCAGACTAACAGCGTCTATGGTTTTTGGGAGATGCAGGGAGCGTGGAACGAAGCCGGCGTAACCTGGAATAACGCCCAACCCCTGTCCAACCGGGGCGACCAGGTTGGCAGTTTCAGCCCCACCTCCCAGGGCGGTTACACCATCAACCTCAATGCCGATGGGGTTGCCCTGGTACACCGCTGGATCGACAGCGGTGTCAACGACGGCGTGTTGATCCAGTCCGGCGGTACCAATAACGGTATCGACATGCGTTCAAGCGAGTATGGCACCCAGAATCAGCGGCCGACGCTGACGATTTCCTATCAGTAA
- a CDS encoding tetratricopeptide repeat protein codes for MTTCLLKPGVSFALVVAMTLVASGPLLAHGDQESRLHDIDHRIEESPRDARLYLRRGRILRDSAQWQQALAQYRQALALDPLLAEALFWQADAMLGLNDPGQARHYVEAYLEQVPGSSKGWRLLAETCRLREDYAAGVAVLDKAIRLDELVPPQTFLNRAYLQARAGVSAKRILAGYDHALVRFPGNIAVIDRALSLAQREGLWERAEDYWQQIPDTARQQPKWLLRRANLSAAQGKGQQARVFAAESLSAWQALPSSRRQSPAMRNLRSQIDRMLVAGD; via the coding sequence ATGACGACCTGTCTATTGAAACCCGGCGTTAGCTTTGCGCTTGTTGTTGCAATGACATTGGTAGCCAGTGGGCCGCTGCTGGCCCACGGTGATCAGGAATCGCGCCTGCACGATATCGATCACCGGATCGAGGAATCACCCAGGGATGCCCGCCTGTATTTGCGGCGGGGCCGTATTCTGCGCGATTCGGCGCAGTGGCAGCAGGCTTTGGCGCAGTATCGCCAGGCCCTGGCACTGGACCCGCTTCTGGCTGAGGCCTTGTTCTGGCAGGCTGACGCGATGCTGGGGCTGAATGATCCCGGTCAGGCGCGGCACTATGTCGAGGCCTATCTCGAGCAGGTTCCCGGTTCATCGAAAGGCTGGCGACTGCTGGCTGAAACCTGTCGCTTACGGGAAGACTATGCCGCCGGGGTTGCCGTCCTCGACAAGGCCATTCGGCTGGATGAGTTGGTACCGCCCCAGACCTTTCTCAACCGCGCCTATCTGCAAGCCCGCGCCGGTGTCAGCGCCAAACGCATCCTCGCTGGTTATGATCATGCCCTGGTGCGCTTTCCCGGCAATATTGCGGTGATCGATCGGGCGCTCAGCCTGGCCCAGCGTGAGGGCTTGTGGGAACGGGCAGAGGATTACTGGCAGCAAATTCCCGACACCGCCAGACAACAGCCAAAATGGTTGCTGCGCAGAGCGAATCTGAGCGCCGCCCAGGGCAAGGGTCAGCAGGCCCGGGTGTTCGCGGCGGAGAGCCTTTCGGCGTGGCAGGCGTTGCCATCGTCCCGTCGGCAGAGCCCTGCCATGCGTAATTTGCGCAGCCAGATAGATCGCATGCTGGTGGCCGGCGATTGA